One genomic window of Punica granatum isolate Tunisia-2019 chromosome 1, ASM765513v2, whole genome shotgun sequence includes the following:
- the LOC116208614 gene encoding primary amine oxidase-like isoform X2 yields MQTSTSSFLRLSIIFFIALLFLITLSWRFPTKSNQFLDCSGAGSKPSLRRLHDKRLESERAKTQLTKPDPLKETPRHPLDPLTYQEILRVSSILSTYSYPGFHPSFPPIHSLSLYEPDKSFVLGWKKGHPIPRKASVIALHSGQAHELLVDLDSDCVEVHSVIHSSGYPMLTMEDILAVTRVPFTSAEFKESVTARGLSLADISCISPSPGWYGPDEEGRRIVKVQCGSSEGTANFYMRPLEGLVVTVDVDRQEIVKITDEGRGIPIPGGTGTDYRYSAQDRPVEMDPVNPISMEQPKGPSFKIEDGHTVRWANWRFHLKADQRAGIIISQATVRDSETGEPRSVLYKGYPSELFVPYMDPDDGWYYKTYMDAGEYGIGALTFSLVPLNDCPRHSYYMDGVFVSSDGKPFVQSNIICVFERYAGDISWRHSDSSVKGVEVSLSGMLMVKGTPLTNTKDVQQEDAMTGPLVSENVIGVVHDHFINYYLDMDIDDLNNSFVKVHLEKQETEPGTTPRKSYLKAKRYVAKTENDAKIKLKLYDPSEFHVVNPSRKSRLGNPTGYKVVPGGTAASLLDLQDPPQIRGAFTNNQIWVTPYNRTEQWAGGLLVYQSRGDDTLAVWSNRDRPIENKDIVLWYTLGFHHIPCQEDFPIMPTVSSSFDLKPVNFFERNPILRAAPNFDKDLPFCTLSNLP; encoded by the exons ATGCAAACTTCAACTTCATCATTTCTCCGTCTCtctatcattttcttcatagccctcctcttcctcatcaccctCTCATGGCGCTTTCCGACTAAGTCCAATCAATTCCTTGACTGCTCTGGAGCTGGATCGAAACCGAGCCTTCGAAGGTTGCATGACAAGCGCTTGGAATCAGAACGAGCAAAAACCCAACTAACCAAACCCGACCCCCTGAAGGAAACACCTCGCCACCCGCTGGACCCCTTGACTTACCAAGAAATCCTAAGGGTTTCTTCGATCCTCTCCACCTACTCTTACCCTGGCTTTCATCCCTCCTTCCCCCCCATCCACTCCCTCTCCCTCTATGAGCCCGACAAGTCGTTCGTTCTCGGCTGGAAAAAGGGTCACCCGATTCCGAGAAAGGCCTCTGTGATCGCCCTCCACTCCGGCCAGGCCCACGAGCTGCTGGTGGACTTGGACTCCGACTGTGTCGAGGTCCATTCGGTGATTCATTCCTCTGGATATCCGATGCTGACCATGGAGGATATTTTGGCTGTGACTCGTGTCCCGTTCACAAGTGCAGAGTTCAAAGAGTCGGTCACGGCCCGAGGACTGTCCCTGGCAGATATAAGTTGCATCTCACCCTCCCCTGGGTGGTATGGCCCCGACGAGGAGGGCAGGAGGATAGTCAAGGTCCAGTGCGGGTCGAGTGAGGGAACTGCGAATTTCTACATGAGGCCCTTGGAGGGCTTGGTTGTGACAGTGGACGTGGACCGACAAGAGATCGTGAAGATCACCGACGAGGGGCGGGGTATCCCCATCCCTGGAGGTACCGGGACCGATTACCGGTACTCAGCCCAGGACCGGCCTGTAGAGATGGATCCTGTGAACCCAATCTCTATGGAACAGCCCAAAGGCCCGAGCTTCAAGATAGAGGACGGGCATACGGTTCGATGGGCCAATTGGCGTTTTCACCTCAAGGCTGACCAGAGAGCTGGAATCATCATATCACAAGCCACAGTCCGAGACTCCGAGACCGGGGAGCCAAGGAGCGTGCTCTACAAGGGGTACCCCTCAGAGCTGTTCGTGCCATACATGGACCCGGACGACGGCTGGTACTACAAGACATACATGGATGCTGGCGAGTACGGGATCGGGGCTTTGACATTCTCCCTTGTCCCACTCAATGACTGCCCAAGGCACTCGTACTACATGGACGGGGTCTTTGTGTCATCGGACGGGAAGCCCTTCGTTCAGTCGAACATCATATGTGTCTTCGAACGGTACGCTGGTGATATCAGTTGGCGGCATTCCGATAGTTCTGTTAAAGGTGTTGAG GTTAGTTTGTCCGGGATGCTTATGGTAAAGGGAACTCCTCTTACGAATACGAAGGACGTGCAACAAGAGGATGCCATGACAGGCCCTCTAGTGTCGGAGAACGTCATTGGCGTGGTCCATGATCACTTCATCAACTACTACCTCGACATGGACATCGATGACCTGAACAATTCATTTGTTAAGGTACATCTAGAGAAGCAAGAAACAGAGCCAGGCACTACCCCTCGGAAGAGTTATCTGAAAGCTAAAAGATACGTTGCCAAGACGGAGAACGATGCGAAGATTAAGCTCAAGCTCTACGACCCATCGGAGTTTCACGTTGTCAATCCTTCAAGGAAATCAAGGTTAGGGAACCCAACAGGGTACAAGGTTGTCCCTGGCGGGACCGCCGCTAGCTTGCTCGATCTCCAGGATCCTCCTCAAATTCGAGGTGCTTTCACAAATAATCAG ATTTGGGTCACTCCCTATAACCGAACAGAACAATGGGCCGGTGGGCTTCTAGTGTACCAAAGCAGAGGAGATGATACCCTGGCGGTTTGGTCCAACAG GGACCGTCCAATCGAGAATAAGGACATCGTGCTGTGGTACACATTGGGGTTTCATCATATACCCTGCCAAGAGGACTTCCCAATAATGCCGACGGTGTCGTCGAGCTTCGATCTGAAGCCCGTTAATTTCTTTGAGCGTAACCCAATTCTTAGGGCTGCCCCCAACTTCGATAAGGACCTTCCGTTTTGCACCCTCTCCAACCTCCCATAA
- the LOC116208614 gene encoding primary amine oxidase-like isoform X1 codes for MQTSTSSFLRLSIIFFIALLFLITLSWRFPTKSNQFLDCSGAGSKPSLRRLHDKRLESERAKTQLTKPDPLKETPRHPLDPLTYQEILRVSSILSTYSYPGFHPSFPPIHSLSLYEPDKSFVLGWKKGHPIPRKASVIALHSGQAHELLVDLDSDCVEVHSVIHSSGYPMLTMEDILAVTRVPFTSAEFKESVTARGLSLADISCISPSPGWYGPDEEGRRIVKVQCGSSEGTANFYMRPLEGLVVTVDVDRQEIVKITDEGRGIPIPGGTGTDYRYSAQDRPVEMDPVNPISMEQPKGPSFKIEDGHTVRWANWRFHLKADQRAGIIISQATVRDSETGEPRSVLYKGYPSELFVPYMDPDDGWYYKTYMDAGEYGIGALTFSLVPLNDCPRHSYYMDGVFVSSDGKPFVQSNIICVFERYAGDISWRHSDSSVKGVELIREARPKVTLVARTAASVGNYDYIFDWEFQTDGLIRVEVSLSGMLMVKGTPLTNTKDVQQEDAMTGPLVSENVIGVVHDHFINYYLDMDIDDLNNSFVKVHLEKQETEPGTTPRKSYLKAKRYVAKTENDAKIKLKLYDPSEFHVVNPSRKSRLGNPTGYKVVPGGTAASLLDLQDPPQIRGAFTNNQIWVTPYNRTEQWAGGLLVYQSRGDDTLAVWSNRDRPIENKDIVLWYTLGFHHIPCQEDFPIMPTVSSSFDLKPVNFFERNPILRAAPNFDKDLPFCTLSNLP; via the exons ATGCAAACTTCAACTTCATCATTTCTCCGTCTCtctatcattttcttcatagccctcctcttcctcatcaccctCTCATGGCGCTTTCCGACTAAGTCCAATCAATTCCTTGACTGCTCTGGAGCTGGATCGAAACCGAGCCTTCGAAGGTTGCATGACAAGCGCTTGGAATCAGAACGAGCAAAAACCCAACTAACCAAACCCGACCCCCTGAAGGAAACACCTCGCCACCCGCTGGACCCCTTGACTTACCAAGAAATCCTAAGGGTTTCTTCGATCCTCTCCACCTACTCTTACCCTGGCTTTCATCCCTCCTTCCCCCCCATCCACTCCCTCTCCCTCTATGAGCCCGACAAGTCGTTCGTTCTCGGCTGGAAAAAGGGTCACCCGATTCCGAGAAAGGCCTCTGTGATCGCCCTCCACTCCGGCCAGGCCCACGAGCTGCTGGTGGACTTGGACTCCGACTGTGTCGAGGTCCATTCGGTGATTCATTCCTCTGGATATCCGATGCTGACCATGGAGGATATTTTGGCTGTGACTCGTGTCCCGTTCACAAGTGCAGAGTTCAAAGAGTCGGTCACGGCCCGAGGACTGTCCCTGGCAGATATAAGTTGCATCTCACCCTCCCCTGGGTGGTATGGCCCCGACGAGGAGGGCAGGAGGATAGTCAAGGTCCAGTGCGGGTCGAGTGAGGGAACTGCGAATTTCTACATGAGGCCCTTGGAGGGCTTGGTTGTGACAGTGGACGTGGACCGACAAGAGATCGTGAAGATCACCGACGAGGGGCGGGGTATCCCCATCCCTGGAGGTACCGGGACCGATTACCGGTACTCAGCCCAGGACCGGCCTGTAGAGATGGATCCTGTGAACCCAATCTCTATGGAACAGCCCAAAGGCCCGAGCTTCAAGATAGAGGACGGGCATACGGTTCGATGGGCCAATTGGCGTTTTCACCTCAAGGCTGACCAGAGAGCTGGAATCATCATATCACAAGCCACAGTCCGAGACTCCGAGACCGGGGAGCCAAGGAGCGTGCTCTACAAGGGGTACCCCTCAGAGCTGTTCGTGCCATACATGGACCCGGACGACGGCTGGTACTACAAGACATACATGGATGCTGGCGAGTACGGGATCGGGGCTTTGACATTCTCCCTTGTCCCACTCAATGACTGCCCAAGGCACTCGTACTACATGGACGGGGTCTTTGTGTCATCGGACGGGAAGCCCTTCGTTCAGTCGAACATCATATGTGTCTTCGAACGGTACGCTGGTGATATCAGTTGGCGGCATTCCGATAGTTCTGTTAAAGGTGTTGAG CTTATCAGAGAGGCGAGGCCAAAGGTGACTCTGGTGGCTCGAACGGCAGCATCCGTAGGAAATTATGACTACATTTTTGATTGGGAATTTCAAACTGATGGTCTGATCCGTGTTGAG GTTAGTTTGTCCGGGATGCTTATGGTAAAGGGAACTCCTCTTACGAATACGAAGGACGTGCAACAAGAGGATGCCATGACAGGCCCTCTAGTGTCGGAGAACGTCATTGGCGTGGTCCATGATCACTTCATCAACTACTACCTCGACATGGACATCGATGACCTGAACAATTCATTTGTTAAGGTACATCTAGAGAAGCAAGAAACAGAGCCAGGCACTACCCCTCGGAAGAGTTATCTGAAAGCTAAAAGATACGTTGCCAAGACGGAGAACGATGCGAAGATTAAGCTCAAGCTCTACGACCCATCGGAGTTTCACGTTGTCAATCCTTCAAGGAAATCAAGGTTAGGGAACCCAACAGGGTACAAGGTTGTCCCTGGCGGGACCGCCGCTAGCTTGCTCGATCTCCAGGATCCTCCTCAAATTCGAGGTGCTTTCACAAATAATCAG ATTTGGGTCACTCCCTATAACCGAACAGAACAATGGGCCGGTGGGCTTCTAGTGTACCAAAGCAGAGGAGATGATACCCTGGCGGTTTGGTCCAACAG GGACCGTCCAATCGAGAATAAGGACATCGTGCTGTGGTACACATTGGGGTTTCATCATATACCCTGCCAAGAGGACTTCCCAATAATGCCGACGGTGTCGTCGAGCTTCGATCTGAAGCCCGTTAATTTCTTTGAGCGTAACCCAATTCTTAGGGCTGCCCCCAACTTCGATAAGGACCTTCCGTTTTGCACCCTCTCCAACCTCCCATAA